A window from Lachnoanaerobaculum umeaense encodes these proteins:
- the fumC gene encoding class II fumarate hydratase — protein sequence MEYRIEHDSMGTVEVPVDKYYGAQTARSLSNFKISTETIPMEVIRAFAYLKSACAATNFEFGKLEKDKADIINTVCNEILEGKLDEHFPLSVWQTGSGTQSNMNVNEVITNRGNELVKKELLHPNDDVNMSQSSNDTFPAAMHIAALIEITDKLLPSLNELILAFKKLEDENIGIVKSGRTHLQDATPIAFSQEISGWRTSLENNYNQIENSLIFLSKLALGATAVGTGLNSPKGFDTLVAKNISKLTGKKFVTDSNKFHALSSKSELAFVHGSLSSLAGDLMKIANDIRWLSSGPRCGLGEIFIPENEPGSSIMPGKVNPTQCESMTMICVQVMSNNMAVNMASSQGNFELNVFMPVLIHNFLQSVRLLSDGIRSFRENCVIGIKANKEKMHENLHNSLMLVTAISPYIGYENAAKVSKLAHEKNISLKEATLNMNLMTEEKFDEVFKPEEMI from the coding sequence TAGACAAATATTATGGAGCGCAGACAGCAAGAAGTCTGTCAAACTTTAAGATAAGTACAGAAACGATACCTATGGAGGTCATAAGGGCATTTGCTTATCTAAAGTCCGCCTGTGCCGCTACAAATTTTGAATTTGGTAAATTGGAAAAAGATAAGGCAGATATTATAAATACAGTTTGTAATGAAATACTTGAAGGTAAATTGGATGAACATTTCCCTTTATCTGTATGGCAAACCGGCAGTGGTACACAGAGCAATATGAATGTCAATGAAGTAATCACTAATAGGGGCAATGAGCTTGTCAAAAAAGAACTCTTACATCCAAATGATGATGTGAATATGTCACAAAGCTCAAATGATACTTTCCCGGCTGCAATGCATATAGCGGCATTAATTGAAATAACCGACAAGCTGTTACCGTCACTAAATGAACTTATACTTGCATTTAAGAAACTTGAGGATGAAAATATCGGCATTGTAAAGTCCGGAAGAACACATTTACAGGATGCTACTCCCATAGCATTTTCACAAGAAATAAGCGGTTGGAGAACCTCTCTTGAAAATAATTACAATCAAATAGAAAATTCTCTTATATTTTTAAGTAAGCTTGCACTTGGAGCTACTGCAGTAGGTACAGGACTTAATTCACCAAAGGGTTTTGATACCCTTGTTGCAAAAAATATTTCAAAACTTACAGGCAAAAAATTTGTCACAGACAGCAATAAATTCCACGCTTTGAGTTCAAAATCTGAACTTGCATTTGTACATGGCAGCCTATCCTCACTTGCAGGTGATCTTATGAAAATTGCAAATGATATCAGATGGCTCTCAAGTGGACCTAGATGTGGTTTGGGAGAAATCTTTATACCTGAAAATGAGCCCGGAAGCTCCATAATGCCGGGAAAGGTAAACCCTACACAATGTGAGTCTATGACTATGATATGTGTACAGGTTATGTCCAATAATATGGCTGTAAATATGGCTTCCAGTCAGGGAAATTTTGAGCTGAATGTGTTTATGCCTGTACTTATTCACAACTTCCTTCAGTCTGTCAGGTTGCTATCTGACGGTATAAGATCCTTTAGAGAAAATTGTGTAATTGGCATCAAGGCAAATAAAGAAAAAATGCATGAGAACTTACATAATTCCCTAATGCTTGTAACTGCAATAAGCCCCTATATAGGTTATGAAAATGCTGCAAAAGTATCAAAATTGGCACATGAGAAAAATATATCACTAAAAGAAGCTACCCTAAACATGAATCTTATGACAGAGGAGAAATTTGACGAAGTATTTAAGCCTGAGGAAATGATATAG
- a CDS encoding MATE family efflux transporter yields the protein MEQTKKQDMTKGNITFQLLLFFFPILLGTFFQQLYNTADAVIVGQNVGKLGLAAVGGTTSTLINLFIGVFVGLSSGFSVIISQHYGAKNNKLVSIGVHTAITFSLIVGIIVSIFGAIFSKAMLANMNVPDNIMSMALPYLQIYFIGLAPNLIYNMGAGLLRAVGDSRTPLIFLIISCFVNIVLDIILIQYMNMGVTGAAIATVASQIISAILVIIVLSRRDDALKLKINSLHINFSELRKMISIGIAAGMQSAMYTIANILIQASINSLGTDTIAAFTAYGKIDTLFWMTIQSLGISVTTFTGQNYGYGNKERVKKGIIQGMILAILATAIVIILLKLFGRNIYTLFTQDENVLKIGTDMLNFMVVAFPTYIIIEIFSGSLRGIGDSWIPMIMTASGVCVLRIVWIIVMVPKYPNIYTILWAYPLSWVTTSILFLIYMFGFSKMRAWIKLNIYLH from the coding sequence ATGGAACAAACTAAGAAGCAGGATATGACCAAGGGCAATATTACCTTCCAACTTTTGTTATTCTTCTTCCCCATACTCCTTGGTACATTCTTTCAACAACTCTATAATACTGCAGATGCCGTTATTGTCGGACAGAATGTAGGAAAACTTGGACTGGCTGCCGTAGGTGGAACTACAAGCACTCTTATAAACCTTTTTATAGGTGTCTTTGTAGGATTGTCCTCCGGATTTAGTGTAATCATCTCACAGCATTATGGTGCAAAAAACAATAAGCTTGTCAGCATAGGTGTTCATACTGCCATCACTTTTTCGCTTATAGTAGGTATAATAGTCAGTATATTTGGTGCCATATTTTCAAAAGCAATGCTTGCAAATATGAATGTACCGGATAATATAATGTCAATGGCATTACCTTACCTACAAATATATTTTATAGGACTTGCCCCAAACCTTATCTATAATATGGGTGCCGGACTGCTTCGTGCAGTTGGAGATTCAAGAACTCCTCTTATATTTCTTATCATAAGTTGTTTTGTGAATATAGTCTTGGATATTATATTGATACAATATATGAATATGGGCGTGACCGGTGCTGCCATTGCAACTGTAGCATCACAGATAATCAGTGCCATCTTAGTCATCATAGTACTTTCTCGAAGAGATGATGCACTGAAATTGAAGATTAATAGTCTACATATAAACTTTTCCGAACTTAGAAAAATGATCAGTATCGGTATTGCAGCAGGAATGCAATCTGCTATGTATACCATTGCCAATATACTCATTCAAGCTTCTATAAACAGTCTTGGTACTGATACCATAGCCGCTTTTACAGCATATGGTAAGATAGATACTCTTTTTTGGATGACTATACAATCTCTGGGTATATCTGTTACCACCTTTACAGGTCAAAACTATGGATATGGTAATAAAGAAAGAGTTAAAAAGGGTATAATACAGGGAATGATTTTAGCAATACTTGCTACTGCTATTGTAATAATACTTCTAAAATTATTTGGAAGAAATATCTATACATTATTTACACAGGATGAGAATGTTCTAAAGATTGGTACAGATATGCTTAACTTTATGGTAGTAGCTTTCCCTACTTATATTATTATTGAGATATTCTCAGGCTCACTTAGAGGCATTGGCGACAGCTGGATACCTATGATAATGACTGCCAGCGGTGTATGTGTACTTAGAATCGTTTGGATCATTGTAATGGTGCCAAAGTATCCGAATATATATACAATACTCTGGGCGTATCCACTTTCATGGGTTACTACCAGCATATTGTTTTTAATATATATGTTCGGTTTCAGCAAGATGCGTGCTTGGATAAAATTAAATATTTATCTTCATTGA
- a CDS encoding GTP pyrophosphokinase: MHISNNPNNELEQSIVQVPDLVQIPEEMHEMAPKFQEAMMMYTCAIREVKTKLEVLNDELSVKNRRNPIELIKSRVKKPQSIVEKLKRRGLPLTLESIVNNLYDVAGIRVICSFLDDIYDVADMLTRQDDVNLIAVKDYIKTPKENGYRSYHLIVEIPVFFSERKQPMRVEVQIRTIAMDFWASLDHQLKYKKDFIDSDDVERQLRECADVIANTDKQMLNIRKSIESRGIEIRKPR; encoded by the coding sequence ATGCATATATCAAATAATCCAAATAATGAATTGGAGCAATCCATTGTACAGGTTCCTGACCTGGTTCAGATACCTGAGGAAATGCATGAAATGGCACCGAAATTTCAAGAAGCAATGATGATGTATACCTGTGCAATCAGGGAAGTTAAAACCAAGCTCGAAGTTTTGAATGATGAATTATCAGTTAAAAATAGAAGAAATCCTATTGAATTGATAAAGTCGAGAGTAAAAAAACCACAAAGTATTGTTGAAAAGCTAAAAAGGCGTGGTCTGCCACTGACACTTGAGTCAATAGTCAATAATTTGTATGATGTGGCAGGTATCAGAGTTATTTGCTCTTTCCTTGACGATATTTATGATGTGGCAGATATGCTTACCAGACAGGATGATGTTAACCTTATTGCTGTGAAAGATTATATAAAAACGCCGAAGGAAAATGGATATCGCTCATATCATCTCATTGTTGAGATACCTGTATTTTTCTCAGAGAGAAAACAACCTATGAGGGTGGAGGTACAGATAAGAACTATTGCTATGGATTTTTGGGCAAGTCTTGATCATCAGCTAAAATACAAAAAGGATTTTATTGATTCTGATGATGTGGAAAGGCAGCTTAGAGAATGTGCTGATGTGATAGCAAACACAGACAAACAAATGTTGAACATAAGAAAAAGTATAGAGTCTAGGGGTATAGAGATACGAAAACCCAGATAA
- a CDS encoding Mrp/NBP35 family ATP-binding protein: MAMNEFREELDPQSTVNKVIGIVSGKGGVGKSLVTSLMAVKARSKGFRAGIIDADITGPSIPKAFGLSGKLGVTYDQLMIPAVTSTGINVVSTNLILENETDPVIWRGPVVAGVVKQFWKDTVWNNIDYMFVDMPPGTGDVPLTVFQSIPVDGIIIVTSPQELVSMIVAKAVNMAKKMNVPILGLVENMSYFECPDCGHRHEIFGKSHIDEIAKKEGLKVLAKIPIDPKVANKVDEGLVEYVEAPWLDEAADLILK, encoded by the coding sequence ATGGCAATGAATGAGTTTAGGGAAGAGCTTGACCCACAAAGTACGGTCAATAAGGTAATAGGTATAGTTTCCGGAAAGGGTGGAGTAGGTAAGAGTTTGGTAACATCTCTTATGGCTGTAAAGGCTAGGTCAAAAGGCTTTAGAGCAGGCATTATAGATGCGGATATTACAGGTCCGTCTATACCTAAGGCATTTGGACTTAGTGGCAAACTTGGTGTGACATATGATCAACTTATGATACCGGCCGTTACAAGTACAGGAATAAATGTAGTAAGTACAAATCTTATTTTGGAAAATGAAACAGATCCGGTTATATGGAGGGGCCCTGTAGTAGCAGGAGTAGTAAAGCAATTTTGGAAGGACACCGTTTGGAACAATATTGATTATATGTTTGTAGATATGCCACCCGGAACAGGGGATGTTCCACTCACTGTATTTCAGTCAATACCGGTGGATGGAATTATAATTGTTACAAGTCCCCAGGAACTTGTCTCAATGATCGTTGCAAAGGCTGTAAATATGGCTAAGAAGATGAATGTGCCGATTCTGGGGCTTGTTGAGAATATGAGCTATTTTGAATGCCCGGATTGTGGACATAGACATGAGATTTTTGGAAAGAGTCATATTGATGAAATAGCAAAAAAAGAAGGCTTAAAGGTACTTGCAAAGATACCGATAGATCCTAAAGTGGCAAATAAAGTGGATGAGGGTCTTGTAGAATATGTAGAGGCACCATGGCTTGATGAAGCGGCAGATTTGATTTTAAAATAA
- a CDS encoding DNA polymerase III subunit alpha, translating into MSFTHLHVHTGYSLLDGSCKIKEIISRAKELNMTSLAITDHGVMYGVIDFYKEAKANGIKPILGCEVYVSPSSRFEKQAKQGDRYYHLILLAKNNRGYENLTKIVSKGFTEGFYYKPRIDFELLEEYHDGIIALSACLAGEIPKLISRGREDDAIKAAKKYRDLFGEDSFYLELQNHGIPEQKYVNQILMKIGKELDIPLVSTNDVHYINAEDATAHDILLCIQTSKTVSDPDRMRYEGGQFFLKSEDEMKALFPYAPEAIENTAKIADMCDVEIKFGETKLPEYQVPNEMSAKEYLESLCLKGFQKHYSDIYPNREEIKNRMYYELGVIEKMGYIDYFLIVCDYINYARSKGISVGPGRGSAAGSVVSYCLGITDIDPIKYNLIFERFLNPERVSMPDIDVDFADERRAEVIDYVVNKYGSERVCQIITFGTLQARGVIRDVGRAMEIPYARCDSIAKMIPRDKDITLGLALERNKELKELYDSDDVVHELIDYSLKLEGLPRHASIHAAGVVISKKAVEEYVPLALGVDNSVTTQFTMTTLEELGLLKMDFLGLRTLTVIQNALEMIKKNYGVEIDIKDMDYDDKKVYEFISTGRTDGVFQLESAGMQNFMKRLKPENLEDIIAGISLYRPGPMDFIPKYIEGKNLKGNIIYDTPQLIPILEPTYGCIVYQEQVMQIVRDLAGYTMGGSDEVRRAMSKKKMHVMELERKNFIYGNEENGIKGCINNGIDEKIANKIFDEMIDFASYAFNKSHAACYAVVSYQTAYLKYYYPKEFMAASLTSVSDHPTKLAEYIASLADMGIKVLPPDVNLGEGAFSVDKDGIRFGLSTIKGVGKAVADTLVRERTLNGKYLTLENFINRLPQKDLNKRSIESFIKAGALDSMEGNRHEKILNAELFVEKKSKESKATIPGQMSFFDVVSEEDKDSFVSEMIHIEEYSKEELLKYEMEVLGMYVSGHPLEEYVSLLEKHCDTRSIDFYPDENGNILLESGRKITIGGLLVEVNKRFTKRGDMMAICTLEDMYGRIELLVFPKVFENYGGELTEGGKVFVKGRVDTSGEEEGKLIVDSIREFGRVKKELWIQYSDKDSYEEDLGNLLSDIGSLTGNDRVIIYLKKERAKKDLGAEWGVPATEAANILEERLGSENVKVVEKI; encoded by the coding sequence ATGTCTTTTACACATTTACATGTACATACAGGATATTCATTGTTGGATGGTTCCTGTAAGATAAAAGAGATAATAAGTCGTGCAAAGGAACTTAATATGACTTCATTGGCCATAACCGACCATGGAGTTATGTATGGAGTTATAGATTTTTATAAAGAGGCAAAGGCAAACGGTATTAAGCCGATACTTGGGTGTGAGGTTTATGTGAGTCCGTCTTCAAGATTTGAGAAACAGGCAAAGCAAGGTGACAGGTACTATCATCTTATTTTGCTTGCAAAAAATAATAGAGGCTATGAAAATTTGACAAAGATAGTGTCGAAGGGATTTACAGAAGGCTTTTATTACAAGCCGAGAATAGATTTTGAACTTTTGGAAGAATACCATGATGGTATAATAGCACTTTCAGCCTGTCTTGCCGGAGAGATTCCCAAACTTATATCAAGGGGTAGAGAGGATGATGCAATAAAGGCTGCAAAGAAATATAGGGATTTGTTTGGTGAAGATTCATTTTATCTGGAACTACAAAATCATGGAATACCTGAACAAAAGTATGTGAATCAGATTTTGATGAAAATTGGAAAAGAGTTGGATATACCACTTGTGTCAACAAATGATGTTCATTATATAAATGCAGAAGATGCAACAGCACATGATATATTATTGTGCATACAGACAAGTAAGACAGTATCAGATCCCGACAGAATGAGATATGAGGGTGGCCAATTCTTCCTAAAGTCAGAGGATGAGATGAAAGCACTCTTTCCATATGCACCTGAGGCTATAGAAAATACAGCAAAGATAGCGGATATGTGTGATGTAGAAATAAAGTTCGGTGAGACAAAATTGCCGGAATATCAGGTGCCAAACGAAATGTCTGCTAAGGAATATTTAGAGAGTCTATGCTTGAAAGGCTTTCAAAAACATTATTCCGATATTTATCCAAATAGAGAAGAAATAAAGAACAGAATGTACTATGAGCTTGGTGTAATAGAAAAGATGGGATATATAGACTATTTTTTGATAGTCTGTGACTATATAAATTATGCCAGAAGTAAGGGGATTTCAGTAGGTCCAGGAAGAGGTTCGGCAGCAGGTAGTGTAGTATCTTATTGCCTTGGAATCACAGATATTGATCCTATTAAATATAATCTTATTTTTGAGAGATTTCTAAATCCTGAGAGAGTTTCAATGCCTGATATAGATGTGGACTTTGCAGATGAGAGAAGAGCCGAGGTCATTGACTACGTGGTAAATAAATATGGTAGTGAAAGAGTATGTCAGATAATTACTTTTGGTACATTACAAGCAAGAGGTGTTATAAGAGATGTGGGAAGGGCTATGGAAATACCATATGCCAGATGTGACAGCATTGCAAAGATGATACCTAGAGATAAGGATATTACACTTGGACTTGCATTGGAGAGAAATAAGGAGTTAAAGGAACTGTATGACAGTGATGATGTGGTGCATGAACTTATAGATTATAGTTTAAAACTTGAAGGTTTACCAAGACATGCGAGTATACATGCAGCAGGTGTAGTGATATCAAAGAAGGCAGTGGAAGAGTATGTACCACTGGCATTGGGAGTGGATAATTCGGTGACTACACAATTTACTATGACCACTTTAGAGGAGCTGGGGCTTTTAAAGATGGACTTTTTGGGGCTTCGTACTCTTACAGTCATTCAAAATGCTTTGGAGATGATAAAGAAAAATTATGGCGTGGAAATTGATATAAAGGATATGGATTATGATGATAAGAAGGTATATGAGTTCATATCCACCGGAAGAACAGACGGTGTGTTTCAGCTTGAGAGTGCAGGAATGCAAAATTTCATGAAGAGATTGAAACCGGAAAATCTGGAAGACATTATTGCGGGTATATCACTCTATCGTCCGGGACCTATGGACTTTATTCCAAAGTATATCGAAGGGAAGAATCTAAAGGGAAATATAATTTATGATACACCGCAACTTATACCGATACTTGAGCCTACATATGGATGTATAGTGTATCAGGAGCAGGTAATGCAGATAGTGAGAGATCTGGCAGGCTATACTATGGGTGGAAGTGATGAAGTTCGTCGTGCTATGAGTAAGAAAAAAATGCATGTTATGGAGCTTGAGAGAAAGAATTTCATATATGGAAATGAAGAAAATGGAATAAAGGGATGTATAAATAATGGTATAGATGAGAAAATTGCGAATAAAATATTTGACGAAATGATAGATTTTGCAAGCTATGCATTCAATAAATCACATGCTGCTTGCTATGCAGTTGTTTCATATCAGACCGCATATCTGAAGTATTATTATCCTAAGGAGTTTATGGCGGCTTCACTTACTTCAGTGAGTGATCATCCTACTAAGTTGGCAGAATATATAGCAAGTCTAGCTGATATGGGAATAAAGGTTTTGCCTCCGGATGTGAATCTGGGGGAGGGAGCTTTCAGTGTGGATAAGGATGGCATCAGATTTGGACTTTCCACTATAAAGGGAGTAGGCAAGGCAGTAGCGGATACACTTGTAAGAGAGCGAACCTTGAATGGAAAATATCTCACATTGGAGAATTTTATTAACCGATTGCCGCAGAAGGATTTGAATAAGAGAAGTATTGAGAGCTTTATAAAGGCCGGAGCCCTGGACAGTATGGAGGGCAATAGGCATGAAAAGATATTAAATGCTGAGCTTTTTGTAGAAAAAAAATCAAAGGAGAGCAAGGCGACTATTCCGGGACAGATGTCATTTTTTGATGTAGTAAGTGAAGAGGACAAAGATAGTTTTGTTTCAGAAATGATACATATAGAGGAGTACTCCAAAGAGGAGCTTCTAAAATATGAAATGGAAGTTCTGGGAATGTATGTCAGTGGGCATCCTCTGGAAGAATATGTTTCGCTTTTGGAAAAGCATTGTGATACAAGAAGTATTGACTTTTATCCGGATGAAAACGGAAACATTTTGCTTGAGTCGGGAAGAAAGATAACTATAGGCGGTTTACTGGTAGAGGTAAATAAGAGATTTACTAAAAGGGGAGATATGATGGCGATATGTACATTAGAAGATATGTATGGCAGAATAGAACTTTTGGTATTTCCTAAAGTATTTGAAAACTATGGTGGAGAACTGACCGAGGGAGGAAAGGTCTTTGTTAAGGGTAGAGTTGATACCTCAGGTGAAGAAGAAGGAAAACTTATAGTAGACAGTATAAGGGAGTTTGGAAGAGTAAAAAAGGAACTTTGGATTCAATACAGTGATAAGGATAGTTATGAGGAAGATTTGGGAAATCTGCTTTCTGATATCGGAAGTTTAACAGGAAACGATAGAGTTATTATTTATTTAAAAAAAGAAAGGGCGAAGAAGGACCTTGGTGCTGAATGGGGAGTACCGGCTACGGAGGCAGCTAATATTTTGGAAGAACGACTGGGCAGTGAAAATGTCAAGGTTGTAGAGAAAATATAA